The Cloacibacillus sp. genome has a segment encoding these proteins:
- a CDS encoding SDR family oxidoreductase has translation MARYEELAGKRILITGAASGIGLATAQVFARQGARVFVVDYNQKAAEQVMAENPDFAGYYVGDVSKEEDVQSAFKKMDETLGGIDVLISNAGISIRADFVDISYEQWKKVIDINLNGMFLCAREAARRMTAQKSGVILMTASTNGTEGHRWYTDYNASKAGVILLTKSMALELAPVVRVNCVCPGYVLTPMQKAEYTEEMLAKVNEGIPMKRHTEPEEIGKLYAFLASDDAKYITGADIRIDGGETAGLY, from the coding sequence ATGGCACGTTATGAAGAACTTGCGGGAAAAAGGATCCTGATAACGGGAGCGGCGAGCGGCATCGGGCTTGCCACCGCTCAGGTATTCGCGCGGCAGGGAGCCAGGGTGTTCGTCGTGGACTACAACCAGAAGGCGGCCGAACAGGTGATGGCGGAAAACCCGGACTTTGCCGGATATTACGTCGGCGACGTCAGCAAAGAAGAGGACGTGCAGAGCGCCTTCAAAAAAATGGACGAAACGCTCGGCGGCATAGACGTCCTCATCTCAAACGCCGGCATCAGCATCAGGGCCGACTTCGTGGACATCTCCTATGAGCAGTGGAAAAAGGTCATCGACATCAACCTCAACGGCATGTTCCTCTGCGCGCGCGAGGCGGCGCGGCGCATGACGGCCCAGAAGAGCGGCGTCATCCTCATGACCGCCTCTACGAACGGCACCGAAGGACACCGCTGGTATACGGACTACAACGCCTCAAAGGCCGGAGTGATCCTGCTGACAAAGAGCATGGCCCTCGAACTGGCCCCCGTCGTGCGCGTAAACTGCGTATGCCCGGGCTATGTCCTCACCCCCATGCAGAAGGCCGAATACACCGAAGAGATGCTCGCGAAGGTGAACGAAGGCATCCCGATGAAGCGCCACACCGAACCGGAAGAGATCGGCAAGCTCTACGCCTTCCTCGCCTCGGACGACGCGAAATATATAACCGGAGCCGACATCAGGATAGACGGCGGCGAAACGGCGGGGCTTTACTAA
- a CDS encoding Na+/H+ antiporter NhaC family protein, with translation MKALLKLTPICVIAGLMLSGMDILLAAPLSFMYAVIVAMIVDRYKFQDCLDAALENLKHFLIVFLILQAAYAVAECFMATGVAASVINMSLAAGLNAKVLAVVALLVTSVLSIATGTSWGTFAACAPIFLWLNHIVGGNIALTVGAIAGGSCFGDNIGLISDTTIVSSGIQQVEIIRRVRHQGVWSLLCLIASAVVFYFIGVSMGLPSTTGQAADAIAQIPKEVWTALAEERPSAVTLLELVKQGVPVYMVIPLIIVLVTAVMGYSTLICLGSGIISSLVFGLMAGTVTSITAFLDLVYTGFSDAGGWSIAMMLWVGAFGGVMRLMNAFDPVAALISRMVHKVRHLMFANGVLCLLGNAALSDEMAQIVTIGPIIKNITEENVVGSKEDMYTLALRNATLSDAMGVLGSQLVPWHCYMGFFLGISASVYPLATALSVGQIITHNYMAWIAVGSMLVLTFTGWDRFIPLFKLPAEPQVYLKSEAAKYEK, from the coding sequence ATGAAAGCTTTGTTGAAACTTACGCCTATATGTGTTATAGCGGGTCTTATGCTCTCTGGGATGGACATCCTTCTTGCCGCGCCGCTCTCGTTTATGTACGCGGTCATTGTTGCGATGATCGTCGACCGTTACAAGTTCCAGGACTGCCTTGACGCGGCTCTCGAAAACCTGAAACACTTCCTGATCGTTTTCCTCATCCTCCAGGCCGCCTACGCCGTCGCCGAATGCTTTATGGCTACTGGCGTCGCCGCCTCCGTCATCAACATGTCGCTCGCCGCTGGGCTCAACGCGAAAGTTCTCGCCGTCGTCGCCCTGCTCGTCACCTCCGTCCTCTCGATAGCGACGGGGACTTCGTGGGGAACGTTCGCGGCCTGCGCTCCGATCTTCCTCTGGCTTAACCATATCGTCGGCGGCAACATCGCGCTTACCGTCGGCGCCATCGCCGGCGGCTCCTGCTTCGGCGACAACATCGGGCTTATCTCCGACACGACGATCGTCAGCTCCGGTATCCAGCAGGTCGAAATAATCAGGAGAGTCCGCCACCAGGGAGTCTGGTCGCTGCTCTGCCTCATCGCCTCGGCCGTAGTCTTCTACTTCATTGGCGTCAGCATGGGGCTGCCCAGCACGACCGGACAGGCCGCCGATGCCATTGCGCAGATACCGAAAGAGGTCTGGACGGCTCTGGCCGAGGAGCGTCCCTCGGCTGTCACGCTGCTTGAGCTCGTGAAACAGGGAGTCCCCGTCTACATGGTGATCCCGCTCATCATCGTTCTCGTCACCGCCGTCATGGGCTACAGCACGCTGATCTGCCTTGGCTCCGGCATTATCTCCTCCCTCGTATTCGGCCTCATGGCCGGTACGGTCACCAGCATCACGGCGTTCCTTGACCTCGTCTACACCGGCTTCTCAGACGCTGGCGGCTGGTCGATTGCGATGATGCTCTGGGTTGGAGCCTTCGGCGGCGTCATGCGGCTTATGAACGCCTTTGACCCCGTCGCCGCGCTGATTTCGCGCATGGTCCACAAAGTCCGCCACCTTATGTTCGCCAACGGCGTCCTCTGCCTGCTCGGCAACGCGGCGCTCTCCGATGAAATGGCGCAGATCGTCACCATTGGCCCGATCATCAAGAACATCACGGAAGAAAACGTTGTCGGTTCCAAAGAGGACATGTACACACTGGCCCTGAGAAACGCGACCCTCTCCGACGCGATGGGTGTTCTTGGCTCGCAGCTCGTCCCCTGGCACTGCTACATGGGATTCTTCCTTGGTATCAGCGCCTCTGTCTATCCTCTTGCCACAGCCCTCTCCGTGGGACAGATAATCACCCACAACTACATGGCCTGGATAGCCGTCGGCTCGATGCTCGTTCTCACCTTCACCGGCTGGGACCGCTTCATCCCGCTCTTCAAGCTCCCCGCGGAGCCGCAGGTCTACCTTAAGAGCGAAGCGGCGAAATACGAGAAATAA
- a CDS encoding ATP-NAD kinase family protein encodes MKIGFLINPVAGMGGKVALKGTDGEETLRRALELGAVPMAGTRAAEAVKEFAENAGDCRFYSPSGGMGADLLKSYGLETELLFDPSTHTTPADTKRAAEMMLERGVGLVVFAGGDGTARDICSVIGERLPVVGIPAGVKIHSGVYAKRPKDAGLLINNFLLGKVKRFTTAEVVDIDEEAFRDNVVRARLYGYMTIPDDREFMQDRKSGGSGGSTEEAANLATFMALSMKPGVIYLIGSGSTTKQLTDRLGLDGTLLGVDAVKDGKLIGKDLTEAGIKEILSGVERDKRVLIITVIGGQGHIFGRGNQQLSPEVIRMIPKENITVIATPAKMAQLFGKNLIADTGDGALDRELSGYIPVVTGHARKMMAKVS; translated from the coding sequence ATGAAGATAGGCTTCCTCATTAACCCTGTAGCAGGAATGGGGGGCAAGGTGGCCCTCAAGGGAACCGACGGAGAGGAGACTCTCCGCCGGGCCCTTGAGCTCGGCGCCGTGCCGATGGCCGGCACGCGCGCCGCGGAGGCTGTAAAAGAGTTTGCCGAAAACGCGGGAGACTGCCGTTTTTACAGTCCGTCGGGCGGCATGGGAGCCGATCTGCTTAAATCCTACGGTTTGGAGACTGAACTGCTCTTTGACCCGTCAACACATACGACACCGGCCGACACGAAACGCGCAGCGGAGATGATGCTTGAGCGTGGTGTCGGCCTTGTCGTATTCGCGGGAGGAGACGGTACGGCGCGCGATATCTGCTCCGTCATCGGCGAGCGTCTCCCCGTCGTCGGCATCCCCGCGGGAGTCAAGATCCATTCCGGCGTCTACGCCAAGAGGCCGAAAGACGCGGGGCTGCTCATCAATAACTTCCTGCTCGGCAAAGTCAAGCGCTTCACGACGGCGGAGGTCGTCGACATCGACGAAGAGGCTTTCCGTGACAATGTCGTGCGCGCGCGCCTCTACGGCTACATGACGATCCCTGACGACCGCGAGTTCATGCAGGACCGCAAGTCCGGCGGCAGCGGCGGCTCGACCGAGGAAGCGGCTAATCTCGCCACCTTTATGGCCCTCTCCATGAAACCGGGCGTAATATACCTCATCGGCTCGGGCTCGACCACCAAACAGCTTACGGACCGTCTCGGCCTTGATGGTACCCTGCTCGGCGTGGACGCCGTCAAAGACGGAAAACTTATCGGCAAAGACCTCACCGAGGCGGGCATCAAAGAGATACTCTCCGGAGTCGAGAGGGATAAGAGAGTGCTCATAATCACGGTGATCGGCGGACAGGGGCACATATTCGGACGCGGCAACCAGCAGCTGAGCCCCGAGGTTATCCGTATGATACCGAAAGAAAACATAACGGTAATCGCGACGCCCGCGAAGATGGCGCAGCTCTTTGGCAAAAACCTGATCGCCGACACCGGCGACGGCGCGCTCGACCGGGAACTTTCGGGGTACATCCCCGTCGTCACCGGACACGCGCGGAAGATGATGGCCAAAGTCTCATAA